A genomic stretch from uncultured Pseudodesulfovibrio sp. includes:
- the yajC gene encoding preprotein translocase subunit YajC, with protein MFFDSVAYAMAPPADGGAAGGLGGILGGPLPMLVLMFAIFYFLLIRPQQKKQKTHKAMLEALKKGDKVWTNGGILGAIVDIDGDNLTIEIATGVNVVIKRGFVADKDGGAPAADKK; from the coding sequence ATGTTCTTCGATTCCGTAGCCTATGCCATGGCTCCGCCTGCGGACGGTGGCGCGGCAGGCGGTCTGGGCGGCATTCTCGGCGGTCCGCTGCCCATGCTGGTCCTGATGTTCGCCATTTTTTACTTCCTGCTTATTCGCCCTCAGCAGAAAAAACAAAAAACGCATAAAGCCATGCTCGAAGCCCTGAAAAAGGGTGATAAAGTGTGGACTAATGGTGGCATCCTCGGCGCCATCGTTGACATCGATGGCGACAATCTCACCATTGAGATTGCTACCGGCGTCAATGTCGTCATCAAGCGCGGATTCGTTGCCGACAAAGACGGCGGCGCACCGGCAGCTGACAAAAAGTAG
- the secD gene encoding protein translocase subunit SecD has translation MQSLRWRAVTALVVLVLGLAYMLPSIPGFKESAFGKILPGDSINLGLDLKGGINLTLGVDMDTAMDNNLARLGDDLKAVARDKEIFVLRPTVLNESQIEVVLLKSEQKEAFEEVITKYTQFTIDDTKLMDGGKEEYILSISPQYRSDIEKLTMEQAIKTIRNRIDQFGVAEPDIRRQQDNRIQVQLPGLQDPERAIKIIGQTAHLEFKMVDDTADVAKAKKGILAPGRELSVLLKKLPSGDYAETPIVLKRDAVLTGEYVTDAKVLLDNWNAPYVSITFNARGGNIFTNLTTDNVNKRMAIVLDGKVYSAPVIQERISGGRASITGQFSREEARDLAVVLRAGSLPAPVEILEQRTVGPSLGQESIDNGIMSAFIGMIMVLGFMAIYYGIAGLVADVVLCINIMLIMGGLAAFGATLTLPGIAGIILTIGMAVDANVIIFERIREELRRGLSASQAVAEGYGRATLTILDANVTTVIAAVILYQFGTGPVRGFAVTLTLGIITSMFTAIFVSRIMFDLYLKSRSDSAKLSI, from the coding sequence ATGCAAAGTTTGCGTTGGAGGGCCGTCACGGCTCTCGTCGTCCTGGTCCTTGGACTGGCCTACATGCTGCCATCCATACCGGGCTTCAAGGAGTCGGCATTCGGCAAAATCCTGCCAGGCGATTCCATCAACCTCGGCCTTGACCTCAAAGGTGGTATCAATCTGACTCTTGGAGTAGATATGGATACCGCTATGGACAACAACCTCGCCCGACTCGGCGACGACCTCAAAGCCGTGGCACGTGACAAGGAAATCTTTGTTCTGCGCCCGACCGTTTTGAATGAATCGCAAATCGAAGTCGTGCTTCTCAAGAGTGAACAGAAAGAGGCTTTTGAAGAGGTCATCACCAAGTACACACAGTTCACTATTGATGACACCAAACTCATGGATGGCGGCAAGGAAGAATATATCCTTTCAATATCACCTCAGTACCGTAGTGATATTGAAAAGCTGACCATGGAACAGGCCATCAAAACAATCCGTAACAGGATTGACCAGTTCGGTGTTGCTGAACCCGATATTCGCAGACAACAGGACAACCGCATTCAAGTGCAGCTGCCCGGCCTGCAGGACCCGGAACGAGCAATCAAGATCATCGGCCAGACCGCTCACCTCGAATTCAAAATGGTGGACGACACTGCTGATGTAGCCAAAGCCAAGAAGGGCATCCTTGCCCCGGGCCGCGAGCTTTCCGTTCTGCTCAAAAAACTGCCCAGCGGCGACTACGCCGAGACTCCAATCGTTTTGAAACGTGACGCGGTCCTTACAGGCGAGTACGTAACCGACGCCAAGGTGCTTCTCGACAACTGGAATGCACCATATGTTTCCATTACATTTAATGCACGCGGCGGAAACATCTTCACCAACCTGACGACTGACAATGTGAACAAACGCATGGCCATCGTTCTGGACGGTAAGGTATATTCCGCACCGGTCATTCAGGAACGTATTTCCGGCGGTCGCGCATCAATCACCGGCCAGTTCAGCCGTGAAGAAGCCCGCGATCTGGCCGTTGTACTCCGCGCTGGCTCCTTGCCGGCTCCTGTCGAGATTCTGGAACAGCGCACTGTCGGCCCGTCTTTGGGACAGGAATCCATCGACAACGGTATCATGTCAGCCTTCATAGGTATGATTATGGTGCTCGGCTTCATGGCCATTTACTACGGCATTGCAGGACTGGTTGCAGACGTAGTGCTCTGCATCAACATCATGCTCATCATGGGTGGCCTTGCAGCGTTTGGCGCCACACTGACTCTTCCGGGTATCGCAGGTATTATCCTGACCATCGGTATGGCTGTTGACGCCAACGTGATTATCTTCGAACGCATTCGCGAGGAACTGAGACGCGGACTGTCCGCATCACAGGCCGTTGCAGAGGGATATGGCAGGGCGACCCTGACTATTCTCGACGCCAACGTGACCACGGTCATAGCGGCAGTCATCCTCTACCAATTCGGTACCGGACCTGTTCGAGGTTTTGCTGTCACACTGACCCTGGGCATCATTACGTCCATGTTCACGGCGATTTTTGTGTCGCGCATCATGTTCGACCTGTACTTAAAGAGCCGCTCCGATAGCGCCAAGCTGAGCATTTAA
- the secF gene encoding protein translocase subunit SecF, which produces MGLQIIKPDTKIDFIGFRKIAFAISAVIILAGLGSLLIKGGPKYGIDFAGGMIVQVKIDKNTDVEMVKDAVSGVELPGLVVQTLGMEGDHEYLIRTSSSDITSEEVRKKVSTALSSNLDGAHFEIQRLEMVGPKVGADLRTKALEALFYAVLLIAVYISGRFEQRWTVAAVMAAALGFSVYGIGLLGLEMGWLIIAALIITVMMCWYLKLNYALGAVAALIHDVTITIGIFSILGKEFDLTIIAALLTIIGYSLNDTIIVFDRIRENNNARKGNMSFGTVINNAINQTLSRTIMTSFTTLLVVFCLFVLGGSVIHDFALALLIGVGVGTYSSIFVASPILLGFGPSATEVEAEA; this is translated from the coding sequence ATGGGACTTCAAATAATCAAACCTGATACCAAAATAGACTTTATCGGATTCAGGAAGATCGCATTTGCTATTTCAGCGGTCATTATCCTGGCCGGCCTTGGCTCCCTTCTCATCAAAGGCGGCCCCAAGTACGGCATCGACTTCGCAGGCGGCATGATCGTCCAAGTGAAGATTGATAAGAATACCGACGTTGAAATGGTTAAAGACGCCGTAAGCGGTGTAGAACTGCCTGGACTCGTTGTCCAGACCCTGGGTATGGAAGGTGACCATGAATACCTGATCCGTACCTCAAGCTCCGACATCACTTCGGAGGAAGTTCGGAAAAAAGTGTCCACAGCTCTTTCGAGCAACCTTGACGGTGCACACTTCGAGATACAACGTCTCGAAATGGTCGGCCCCAAGGTTGGCGCAGATTTACGCACAAAAGCTCTGGAGGCTCTGTTCTACGCAGTTCTTCTCATTGCCGTGTATATCTCCGGTCGCTTTGAGCAGCGATGGACAGTTGCAGCCGTCATGGCCGCGGCTCTGGGCTTCAGCGTCTATGGCATCGGTCTACTTGGCCTTGAAATGGGATGGCTGATCATTGCCGCACTCATCATAACCGTCATGATGTGTTGGTACTTGAAACTTAACTATGCTCTAGGCGCAGTTGCAGCTCTCATACATGATGTGACTATTACGATCGGTATCTTCTCTATTTTGGGGAAAGAATTCGATCTGACGATTATCGCCGCACTGTTGACCATCATCGGTTACTCGCTCAATGACACGATCATTGTATTCGACCGTATCCGTGAGAATAACAATGCCCGTAAAGGTAATATGTCATTTGGCACGGTCATCAACAATGCAATTAACCAGACTCTGTCTCGTACGATTATGACATCGTTTACGACCCTGTTGGTCGTATTCTGCCTCTTCGTACTGGGCGGCAGTGTTATACACGACTTCGCTCTGGCTCTGCTTATCGGCGTCGGTGTTGGCACCTACTCCTCCATCTTTGTTGCAAGCCCGATTCTACTTGGATTCGGACCAAGCGCAACAGAAGTGGAAGCCGAAGCTTAA
- a CDS encoding adenylate kinase: MNILIFGPNGSGKGTQGTLAKDKYGLDHIESGAIFRKHIGGGTELGMKAKEFINKGELVPDDITIPMVLDVLSSSKDGWLLDGFPRSLVQGEKLWEALQKDGEKLDYVIEIKLPREIAKGRIMGRRLCENNPNHPNNVGIPVIAPDGDKCRVCGGALSAREDDQDEAAIDVRHNIYYDEETGTMAACNFYKNMKDGGFKFIELDGEDSITAIKEYLMSQLV, from the coding sequence ATGAATATTTTGATTTTCGGCCCCAACGGCTCCGGTAAAGGCACCCAGGGTACCCTGGCCAAAGACAAATACGGTCTGGATCATATTGAATCCGGTGCTATTTTCCGTAAGCACATCGGCGGCGGTACCGAACTTGGCATGAAAGCCAAGGAATTCATCAACAAGGGCGAGCTCGTTCCCGATGATATCACAATCCCCATGGTTTTGGACGTGCTGTCCAGCTCCAAGGACGGTTGGTTGCTCGACGGCTTCCCCCGCTCTCTGGTTCAGGGCGAAAAGCTCTGGGAAGCTTTGCAGAAAGATGGTGAGAAGCTCGACTATGTTATCGAAATCAAGCTGCCCCGTGAAATTGCAAAGGGCCGTATCATGGGTCGTCGTCTCTGCGAAAATAACCCGAACCATCCCAACAATGTTGGCATCCCGGTTATCGCTCCTGACGGCGACAAATGCCGCGTCTGTGGCGGTGCCCTGTCCGCTCGTGAAGACGATCAGGACGAAGCTGCAATCGATGTCCGTCACAACATATACTATGATGAAGAGACTGGCACTATGGCTGCTTGTAATTTCTACAAGAACATGAAAGATGGTGGTTTCAAATTCATCGAACTGGATGGCGAAGACTCTATCACCGCCATCAAGGAATACCTGATGAGCCAGCTTGTCTAG
- the tilS gene encoding tRNA lysidine(34) synthetase TilS, protein MEKFITRELGQELTGKHAVLGFSGGVDSTALLLILHYLSRRHGLRLTAVHLNHQLRPEADDDAQWCMSFCEALGVACVVESRDVGALADSSNIGVEEAGRNARYALYQKVKADTGADYIALGHQLDDLSEDVVMRLIRGTGWPGLSGMTGYDPQRTLIRPLLMIPKSTLVAFVTKIGVVWREDVSNDELNWTRNRVRNELLPLIQKENPNFWQSVSRLWKIGRIEHDYWQSMTSSASEMLENDLLETAHQALRLRLYKACLDQLGSGQALADTLFKLDDAWLEKRVGTTFQFPGEKVATITATGVVFGCTH, encoded by the coding sequence GTGGAAAAGTTTATCACTCGTGAACTCGGCCAGGAACTCACAGGCAAGCATGCTGTTTTAGGTTTTTCCGGCGGTGTTGATTCCACTGCCCTTCTTCTTATACTGCACTATCTCTCTCGAAGACATGGTTTACGTTTGACTGCTGTCCATCTGAATCATCAATTGCGTCCTGAAGCAGATGATGACGCTCAATGGTGTATGTCTTTCTGTGAAGCTCTTGGTGTTGCATGCGTCGTAGAGTCGCGTGATGTTGGAGCGTTGGCAGATAGTTCTAACATCGGGGTTGAAGAAGCTGGACGTAACGCCAGGTATGCTTTGTATCAGAAGGTAAAAGCAGACACCGGTGCTGACTATATTGCTTTGGGGCATCAACTGGACGACTTGAGTGAAGACGTGGTTATGCGTCTAATCCGAGGCACTGGGTGGCCGGGATTGTCTGGGATGACTGGCTATGATCCGCAGCGGACACTTATTCGCCCGTTGCTCATGATCCCGAAGTCCACTCTGGTGGCTTTTGTAACCAAAATTGGTGTTGTTTGGCGTGAAGATGTTTCGAATGATGAATTGAATTGGACTCGAAACCGAGTCAGGAATGAGCTTCTTCCTTTGATACAGAAGGAAAATCCCAACTTCTGGCAATCTGTAAGCCGTTTATGGAAAATCGGCCGCATTGAGCATGATTATTGGCAGTCTATGACATCTTCTGCTTCGGAGATGTTGGAAAATGATCTGCTGGAAACTGCTCATCAAGCTTTGCGTCTTCGTCTCTACAAGGCCTGTCTGGACCAACTGGGGTCAGGTCAGGCCTTGGCTGATACGTTGTTTAAACTCGATGATGCATGGTTGGAAAAGCGCGTTGGAACGACCTTTCAATTCCCCGGCGAAAAAGTAGCAACAATCACTGCTACAGGCGTGGTTTTCGGCTGCACCCATTGA
- the hemA gene encoding glutamyl-tRNA reductase, translating into MNRQIILIGLNHRTAGVDVREKFALTDVENFEQGLMAHCPVLECMALSTCNRVEIIVVAKHVTERKVVDSIIEYWAAICKGDPALLLDNTYNYSHLDAVKHIFSVASSLDSMVMGEPQILGQLKDAYRAAVAKGTAKTIVNRLLHKSFSVAKRIRTETAIASSAVSISFAAVELARKIFGDLEGTKAMLVGAGEMAELAATHLLRNGVHDVIIANRTLSRAKELADSLGGEPIQIESMPDRLHEVDIVISSTGSPVAVIKAKDVKSVLKRRKNKPMFFIDIAVPRDIDPDVNSLDNVYLYDIDDLKEVVEDNMAQRHEEAAKARTVVDLETDIFGNWLHSLNLQPTIVDLVEKTEDVAHRELNKTLKKIGQVDEATRKALETLVLSVAHKSMHEPICFLKRRTQEEGSAERFIDLARRMFNLDDESIPAEAHLDRKVNTCSTEDIEDLIEASKNKEQ; encoded by the coding sequence ATGAACAGACAAATTATTCTCATAGGCCTCAACCATCGGACAGCCGGTGTGGATGTGCGAGAAAAATTCGCGCTGACCGATGTGGAGAACTTTGAACAGGGACTTATGGCCCATTGTCCCGTGCTTGAGTGTATGGCTCTCTCCACCTGTAATCGTGTGGAGATAATTGTTGTTGCCAAACATGTCACTGAACGCAAGGTGGTCGATTCCATCATCGAGTATTGGGCAGCTATCTGCAAAGGTGATCCTGCTCTTTTGTTAGACAATACCTATAATTATTCACACCTTGACGCTGTTAAACATATTTTTTCAGTTGCCAGTAGTCTGGATTCCATGGTTATGGGGGAGCCGCAGATTCTTGGCCAGCTCAAGGACGCGTACCGTGCAGCTGTTGCTAAGGGGACGGCCAAGACGATAGTCAACCGCCTGCTGCATAAGTCCTTTTCCGTTGCCAAGCGTATCCGTACCGAGACGGCTATTGCCTCCAGTGCGGTGTCTATCAGTTTTGCCGCTGTTGAATTGGCGCGTAAGATTTTTGGTGATCTGGAAGGTACCAAGGCTATGCTTGTGGGTGCAGGGGAAATGGCAGAATTGGCTGCAACCCATTTACTGCGCAATGGCGTTCATGATGTCATTATCGCCAACAGAACGCTCTCCCGCGCCAAAGAATTGGCAGACAGCCTTGGCGGTGAACCTATTCAGATTGAAAGTATGCCGGATCGTCTGCATGAAGTGGATATAGTTATCAGTTCAACTGGCTCTCCGGTCGCAGTGATCAAAGCCAAGGACGTTAAATCCGTGCTCAAGCGGCGTAAAAACAAGCCGATGTTTTTCATCGACATTGCCGTGCCCCGAGATATTGATCCTGACGTCAATAGTCTGGATAACGTGTATTTGTACGATATCGACGATCTCAAAGAGGTTGTGGAAGACAATATGGCGCAACGCCATGAGGAAGCCGCCAAGGCCAGAACCGTTGTTGATCTGGAAACGGATATTTTCGGGAATTGGCTGCATTCGTTGAATCTTCAGCCGACCATTGTCGATTTGGTGGAAAAGACCGAAGACGTTGCGCATCGAGAATTGAACAAGACATTGAAAAAGATCGGTCAAGTGGATGAGGCGACGCGAAAGGCTTTGGAAACACTTGTTCTTTCCGTAGCACATAAGTCCATGCATGAGCCCATATGTTTTCTGAAACGTCGTACTCAGGAAGAGGGATCAGCCGAGAGGTTCATTGATCTGGCGCGCCGCATGTTTAATTTGGATGATGAATCTATTCCTGCGGAAGCGCACCTTGATCGCAAGGTGAACACCTGTTCGACTGAAGACATCGAAGATCTTATTGAAGCATCAAAGAACAAGGAACAATAA
- the ccsA gene encoding cytochrome c biogenesis protein CcsA, translating to MGLFDTLHIFIIALYALGTVLFLTGITTGNEKLKRVAIWFAVIGFSLNTIDLGIVLTKDPTALSGGTFYFNILAWSVLAIYFFLWWRLRLEFLAITALPLALLLFVSSMALGGIKVIMPPQLTALFFSLHIGSLVLTLGALMMALGAGMAFIYYNRKLKTKAGLGSMGKAVPSLDKFDTVNRWAVAIGFPLYTLGLFSTFFWYLIAPSKPFSWDIMKIGSLAVWFLYAFLFHQRIVLGWRGRKPAILAIWVFVGMCISLIHHTITFRVVP from the coding sequence ATGGGCTTATTTGATACTCTCCATATTTTTATCATTGCACTGTACGCTCTCGGCACTGTGCTTTTTCTGACTGGTATCACTACTGGCAATGAAAAGCTCAAGCGGGTAGCCATATGGTTTGCCGTCATTGGTTTTTCTCTGAATACAATAGACTTGGGGATTGTTCTTACGAAAGATCCTACGGCACTCAGTGGTGGTACATTTTATTTCAATATTTTAGCCTGGAGCGTTCTGGCGATCTATTTTTTCCTCTGGTGGCGTCTGCGGCTTGAATTTCTGGCTATTACCGCCCTCCCCCTTGCCCTGCTCCTTTTCGTGTCGTCCATGGCTCTTGGTGGTATCAAAGTGATTATGCCTCCGCAGTTGACCGCTTTGTTCTTCAGTCTGCACATAGGTTCTCTTGTGCTGACACTGGGCGCACTGATGATGGCTCTCGGAGCGGGTATGGCCTTCATCTATTATAACCGCAAACTCAAAACCAAGGCTGGTCTTGGCAGCATGGGAAAGGCTGTCCCTTCCCTGGATAAATTTGATACAGTGAATCGCTGGGCTGTGGCCATCGGATTTCCGTTGTATACTTTGGGGCTTTTTTCCACATTCTTTTGGTATCTGATTGCCCCTAGTAAACCGTTTTCCTGGGATATAATGAAGATCGGCTCTTTGGCCGTCTGGTTCCTTTATGCATTTCTTTTTCATCAACGAATTGTGCTCGGTTGGCGTGGTCGTAAACCCGCCATTCTTGCCATATGGGTTTTTGTCGGCATGTGCATTTCCCTTATTCATCACACCATCACTTTCAGAGTAGTGCCATGA
- a CDS encoding bifunctional precorrin-2 dehydrogenase/sirohydrochlorin ferrochelatase produces MRYYPIFLNLENKTCLVVGAGAVGRRKIQSLLDSGARHVTIVDACEAASELESIIGKGEVDFQCRKFVDSDLDGKFLVIACTSSEKVNQRISDLCAKRGILCNIADQPEKGSFIVPATVKRGDLTVAISTAGQSPALAKCICRDLQDSFGDEYASLITLMGRIRPLMLSLDQGTKHNTAVFRSLVNSNLLAAIKNKNLDAAREILKESLPEPLYANIPEMLDGLI; encoded by the coding sequence ATGCGATACTACCCAATTTTCCTTAATCTGGAAAACAAGACGTGCCTCGTTGTCGGTGCAGGCGCTGTTGGCAGGCGAAAAATTCAATCTCTTCTTGACTCCGGCGCTCGTCATGTGACCATCGTCGACGCCTGTGAGGCGGCCTCTGAGTTAGAGTCGATCATTGGAAAGGGGGAAGTTGATTTTCAATGTCGTAAATTTGTTGATAGTGATCTTGACGGCAAGTTTCTTGTGATAGCCTGTACTTCCTCCGAAAAAGTAAACCAACGAATCAGCGATCTCTGTGCAAAACGCGGCATTTTATGCAATATTGCCGATCAACCTGAAAAAGGCAGTTTTATTGTTCCGGCCACTGTCAAACGTGGTGACCTGACTGTTGCTATTTCTACAGCAGGTCAAAGTCCGGCTTTGGCAAAATGTATTTGTCGGGATTTACAGGATAGCTTTGGAGATGAATACGCCTCCCTTATTACTCTCATGGGCCGTATCCGTCCGTTGATGCTCAGCCTTGATCAAGGGACAAAGCATAACACCGCTGTATTTCGTTCACTGGTTAATTCAAATTTGCTGGCAGCCATAAAGAACAAGAACCTTGACGCTGCCAGGGAAATACTTAAAGAATCTTTGCCCGAACCGTTGTACGCCAACATCCCGGAGATGCTTGATGGGCTTATTTGA
- a CDS encoding glycosyltransferase family 9 protein produces MNLVDFWAGYCPDSLAPERINPPATPKGGGIGVVLAGRESRRSLPAQTLATISTTLGAAQKADSIFLLGGETERSAGQAVLKELSPTFQTKTTNLAGKTNWNDLVDIVGSLDMLLTPDTGTMHLAAHLGTPVTAFFLSSAWCFETGPYGLGHTVYQASTGCLPCLESRPCDIGTKCLSPFTSPKFQRFLVTQKNIHVPDGLIGFTSAFDALGQIYTPFAGVDKDHKQRTVFRHFIHQYLSGEGTECYENEHLFAQEFYREKDWMTQFQPLATRG; encoded by the coding sequence ATGAATCTCGTCGATTTCTGGGCCGGATATTGCCCGGACAGTCTCGCTCCAGAAAGAATAAACCCTCCTGCCACACCAAAAGGTGGAGGAATTGGCGTCGTCCTCGCCGGTCGAGAATCCCGACGTTCTTTGCCAGCGCAAACCCTTGCCACTATATCCACAACACTTGGAGCAGCGCAAAAAGCCGACTCAATCTTTTTGCTGGGCGGAGAGACTGAACGTTCAGCAGGGCAGGCGGTTCTCAAGGAGCTGTCCCCGACATTTCAAACAAAAACCACGAACCTTGCGGGCAAAACGAACTGGAATGATCTTGTGGATATCGTCGGCTCACTCGATATGCTCTTAACACCGGACACCGGAACCATGCATCTGGCCGCCCATCTAGGAACACCGGTCACGGCATTTTTCCTGTCTTCGGCATGGTGTTTCGAGACTGGTCCTTACGGACTGGGACACACAGTATATCAAGCTTCGACAGGGTGTCTCCCATGCCTGGAATCAAGGCCGTGCGATATTGGCACCAAATGCCTATCACCATTTACATCACCGAAATTTCAACGTTTTCTTGTCACACAAAAAAATATACATGTTCCTGATGGACTTATTGGTTTCACATCTGCATTTGATGCTTTGGGTCAAATTTACACCCCATTTGCCGGTGTTGACAAAGACCATAAACAAAGAACAGTTTTCAGACACTTCATTCACCAGTATCTCTCAGGTGAAGGAACTGAATGTTATGAAAATGAACATTTGTTTGCTCAAGAATTCTATAGGGAAAAAGATTGGATGACCCAATTTCAACCTCTCGCGACACGTGGATAA
- a CDS encoding glycosyltransferase, protein MDKLRILVILPLYGGSLPIGRYVATALREEGHFVEVFEAPDFYPAYTSLNNLKVTTDRLDYLQNSFLNVISQSVLAKVETFEPDMVLSMAQAPLNRQALKRLRRDGVVTAMWFVEDYRLFTYWKAFAPLYDVFAVIQKGQFFDDLEAVGQPNILYLPLAAQPDFHKPIDLSAAEQRKFGSDISFMGAGYPNRRIAFRELVKFNFKIWGTEWEGDHVLEPLVQLKGARVSSEECVRIFNATAINLNLHSSVQTDNLVTGGDFINPRTFELAACGAFQLVDKRGLMDDAFDDDELATFTNMPEFIEKIEYFLNNPDERKEYAARSRKRVLHDHTYAKRMHTLMEFTASRIPGWPTPRSASSLFDTDYPPELERDIRNLLGQLGLPENVSFKDLVWAVRQQQGKLSDLDTAILFLDEWQKLYKSR, encoded by the coding sequence ATGGATAAATTACGCATACTTGTCATTCTTCCTTTATATGGAGGTTCGCTCCCCATCGGCCGTTATGTGGCCACAGCCCTTAGAGAAGAAGGACATTTTGTAGAAGTCTTTGAAGCGCCCGATTTTTATCCGGCATACACCTCTTTAAACAATCTCAAAGTGACTACTGACCGACTAGATTACTTACAAAACTCCTTCCTGAATGTGATCAGTCAATCCGTGCTCGCTAAGGTAGAAACCTTTGAGCCAGATATGGTCTTGTCCATGGCTCAGGCGCCGCTCAACAGACAAGCGCTCAAAAGACTCAGACGAGACGGTGTTGTCACGGCCATGTGGTTTGTGGAGGATTATAGACTTTTTACCTATTGGAAGGCGTTTGCACCTTTGTACGATGTATTTGCTGTTATCCAGAAAGGTCAGTTTTTTGATGATCTTGAAGCGGTCGGACAGCCGAATATTCTCTATCTTCCTCTTGCAGCTCAACCCGATTTCCACAAACCGATCGATTTGTCGGCGGCGGAACAGCGAAAATTCGGCTCCGACATTTCCTTTATGGGGGCAGGGTATCCCAATCGCCGAATTGCCTTTAGAGAATTGGTCAAATTTAATTTCAAGATATGGGGCACCGAATGGGAAGGGGACCATGTGCTGGAACCGTTAGTTCAGTTGAAAGGAGCGCGTGTTTCGTCTGAAGAATGTGTCAGGATATTTAATGCTACAGCTATAAACTTAAACCTGCATTCCAGTGTCCAGACCGACAATCTGGTGACAGGCGGAGATTTCATAAATCCCAGAACATTCGAGCTGGCGGCCTGCGGTGCATTCCAGTTGGTGGACAAGCGCGGCCTCATGGACGATGCCTTCGATGATGATGAATTGGCAACATTTACAAACATGCCGGAATTTATCGAGAAAATAGAATACTTCCTGAATAACCCCGATGAACGAAAAGAATACGCTGCACGAAGTCGTAAACGCGTTTTGCATGATCACACATACGCAAAACGCATGCACACACTCATGGAATTCACTGCAAGTCGCATCCCGGGATGGCCAACACCTCGATCAGCCTCATCATTATTTGACACAGACTACCCGCCTGAATTGGAACGGGACATTCGCAATTTGCTCGGTCAACTGGGACTTCCTGAAAATGTTTCTTTCAAAGACCTCGTGTGGGCTGTCAGGCAGCAGCAGGGGAAATTATCAGATCTCGATACCGCTATTCTTTTCCTTGATGAATGGCAGAAACTGTATAAGTCCCGATAA